The region CACGTTAATTGGAAATCCTGAAGTTGTTATTTTAGACGAACCATTTGCCAATTTAGATCCAACAACCGTTAGCCGATTAAAAAAAATAATTAAAGATCTGGCAGACAATCCAAATGTGACCGTTTTGGTTTCAAGCCATGATTTGCAACATACGGTGGAAGTTTGTGACCGAATAGTGGCACTTAATAAAGGGCAAATCGTAAAGGATATACAAACCTCAAATGAAACCCTGCAAGAACTGGAATTGTTTTTTGCAGTTTAAATTTCTGTCATTACAAAAAGAAGCGTATTTTTACAAGTCAATATACTAAAATTGATTTTTAGCAGTTATCGTTTTAAACTCTTTTCTATTGAAAAAGAATACTCTTAAATATAGTTTTACTTTCGTTTTTTTATTTGTTTTGATAGCTTGTTCTACCAAAAAAAATACATTTTTGGCCAGAAGTTCGCACTCTATCGGAACCAAGTATAATATTTTGTACAATGGGGGAATTGGTTTAGAAAAAGGACTTCAGTCTATTCAGGCCAACAATGAAGACAATTTTTGGAAAATCCTGCCAATAGAGAAAATGCAGTTTGATGAAAATTTTTCTGAAGGAGAAAAAGCCAAAAATCCCGATTTCGAAAAAGCAGAAACGAAAGCAACCAAAGCTATTCAGAAACACTCCATGAATATTGGAGGAAGAGAGAGAAACTGGCAGATTGATGAAGCCTATCTTATGTTGGGGAAAGCAAGATATTATGATCAGCGCTTTATTCCCGCAATTGAGGCATTCAATTATATTTTGTACAAATATCCGGAAAGCAATAATATTTATACGGCAAAAATCTGGCGTGAAAAAACCAATATGCGTTTAGGTAATGACGCAATTGCGCTTAAAAACATTAAACTTTTACTAAAAAAAACAGATTTAGACAAACAGACTTTTGCCGATGCAAATGCGCTTTTGGCTGAAGCATTCTTGAATTTAGAACAGAAAGACAGTGCTGTTTCCAGACTAAGAATAGCAGAACAGTTTACCCGAAAAAATGAGGAACGCGCAAGATATCGTTTTATTTTGGGACAAATGTATCAGGAAGAAGAAAAACGAGATAGTGCAATTTATTTTTATGATGGTGTAATTGATTTAAACAGAAAAGCCGATCGTAAATATATGATGCATGCTTACGCAAAAAGAGCGCAATTGTATGATTATGAAAATGACAACGATACCATCTTTTTAAAAACATTCAATAAGCTAGTTACAGATCGTGAAAACCGACCGTATTACGATTTTCTTTTTTATGAGATGGGGGTTTTTTATGATAAAAAGAAAGATCAGGAAAATGCCTTGAAGTTTTACAATAAATCTTTAGGAAGAAAATCCAAAGATCCTTATTTAATGGCATCGGCATATCGTAACATTGGAAACATGTATTTTAAAAATACAGATTATTCGATGGCGGCGAAATATTATGACAGTACACTCGTAAAACTGGATCCCAAAACCAGAGAATATGCTTTTATAGAAAAAAATAGAAAAAATCTGGATAATGTCATTAAATACGAAGCAGTTGCAAAACGTAATGACAGTATTATTAAAGTGTACAATTTACCGGCAAATGATAAAAAGATTTACTTCGAAAATTATATTGCCGAGCTGAAAAAGAAAGATGAAGCGAAACGTCTCTTAGAAGAAAAAGAGAAAGAACGATTGGCTAATATCGACTTAAATTCCAGAGCAGAAAATCCGGGAAATGGGGCGGTAAATCCCAATTCTTTAGGAAAACCGGCTGAACTGGAAGGAGCAGGAATTGGAATGCCAATGGGAATGAATGAGTCAGCAAGTACATTTTATTTTTATAATCCTACAACAGTTGCTTACGGAAAACTCCAATTCAAAAAAATGTGGGGTAGCAGAACATTGGGCGGAAACTGGAGATTGGCAGGAATAAAATCGGCTAATGACTTGGCAATGAATGATACTATTGCTGATAAAGAAATTGCTAATGTATCAAAAGATACTATTGTACCGGAAAAATATACCGTTGCATTTTATACCAAACAGCTTCCAACTTCAGAAGTTGCGATGGACAGTATTGGTAAAGAACGCAATTTTGCTTACTATCAGTTAGGACTTATATATAAGGAGAAATTTAAAGAGTATAAATTGGCAAGTGATAAACTTGAACAATTGTTACGTAATAATCCGGAAGAAAAACTGGTATTGCCATCAATGTATAATTTGTATAAAATTTATCAAATTACAGATCCGCAAAAAGCAGAGGCAATAAAAGCTGAAATTTCATCCAAGTATCCAACTTCAAGATATGCTCAGATATTAAACAATAAATCAGACGATCCAAATTCCAGTCCGGATGCTGAATATAAAAGGTGGTATAAACTTTTTGAAGAAGAAAAATTCGAAGAAGTCCTGGCCAATATTGACAATCTGATTAATCAATATTCAGGAGAAGATATTGTTTCGAAGTACGAATTATTAAAAGCCAATACTTTAGGGAAAGTAAATGGTTTAGAAGCCTATAAAAAAGGAATGGAAAATGTTGCAGATAATTATCCGAACAGTGAAGAAGGTAAAAGTGCCCGAGAAATTCTGGAGAAACAAATTCCGGTTCTGGAAAGGTTAAACTTTACAACTGCTGACAACAAAAGTTGGAAAATTTTATATGCAGTTTCAAATAAAGACACCAAAACGGTTAAGCAAATCGAAGAAGCGATTAGAGTCTTTTTATTGGTTGAAAATTTTGAACGATTAACAACTTCTTTCGACAAATACAATTTAACTGAAAGTTTTGTAGTTATTAATGGTTTAAAATCTGAGGCTTATGCCAGAGATGTTGCAACAGTTTTTAAAGACGATAAAAAATACAAAATTGCTCATCCTGCAATTATTATATCTACAGATAATTATAAAGTGGTTCAAATTAAAAAGAACCTGGACGCCTATTTGACCCCAAAAACCCCATAATAATGTTTGAAAAAGTAAAGAAAAACGGAACAGAACAATTAGGAAAAACGAACCGAATAGTAGAAGGAACGTCAATAGTTGGAGACATAGTGTCAAAAGCTGATTTTAGATTAGACGGTGAATTGATTGGAAATTTTACTTCGCAGGGAAAAATTGTAATAGGAGCCAAAGGATCAGTCAAAGGAGAAATTATCTGTAACAATGCCGATATAGAAGGAGTATTTCACGGAAAAATAAAAGTTTTAGAAATCCTCAATATTAAATCAACTGCGCAAATTCATGGAGAAGTAGCAGTAGGAAAGCTTTCAATAGAGCCTGGAGCAGACTTCACAGCAACCTGTGCGATGTTAACACATTCAAATCCGGTAATTATGTTAGAAGATGGAAAAGGAACCGAAGAATAATAGAAATAAATGGATTGCACTCATTAATATTCCGATACAAATGGGTGTAATCATTTTTTTGTTTTCTTATTTGGGAAGCTGGCTCGATGAAAATCATCCGAACGAAAAAGTATATTACCATAAAATCTTAATTATGGTTGGTGTTGCTCTGGCACTATACAATGTATTTCGTCAGGTAAACGAAATCAACAAAACAAAGTAGTCTTCGTTTTAAAACAGCATTAAATAAATATTGCATCTTTGCAGAAAATTTATTGAAAATGTTTTTAAAAAAATACGGACTTATTCTTTACCTATATATAGTAGCATTTATTTCCTATATAATTCATAAAGGAGTTTTTTTTATTCTTAAGATACAAGAACAGAATTTCTATTTCAGTCTGGAAATATTGTATTTGATCTTTTTGTTTTTTTCGACCTTATTATTAATAGGTTTGTTACTAATAAGGAAAAATAAATTTGACAGCGTTGGAATGCTTTTCATGCTCGGAACTTTTATTCAAATGTTTTTGTATTATGGATTTTTAAGACTCATTTTGTCAAACAATATTCAGAACCTGCCTGTCGAAAAAAAGAACTTTTTTCTAACATTTCTTCTCTTTTTGTTATTTCAGACGATTTTAACTGCCCGATTATTAAATGAAAAGCGTTAAAATAACAATTCTTTAAAACTAGGTTTAAAAATAATTTTTCATATCCTTTTGAATATTAATAAAAAATGTACCTTTGCACCAAATTTTAGAAACGTAAAAAATAAGATTTTCCAAGATATGGTGATTTCAAACAAACCACTCAGCTTTATTCTTGCTGCTTTTGTAGCTTGTCTTCCATTAATGAGTTTTTCAAATACTGAAAAAGACTCAGCGCATGTTCAAACTGAAGCAACCCATGAAGGTGCTGCAGAAGATCATCATGCAGAGCCAACAGATATTAAATCTAAGATTAAAGCCTTTATTGGTCATCACGTTTTAGACTCTCATGATTTTACATTAACACAAGATGATGAGACAGGTAAATATTATGGTTTTCCATTACCGGTAATTCTTTGGGATAATGGTTTACACATTTTTTCTTCTTCTAAATTCCACCACGGACATGAAGTAGCTGAATCAAACGGTAACTATTATGTGATCAACCACCACGATGGTAAAATTTACAGAACAGATGCTAAGGGTACAATTACTGAAGATGAGAAAACAGGTCATCCAACAAATGTTCGTCCTTTAGACTTCTCAATTACAAAAACGGTACTTTCTATTATGGTTGCCGCTTTA is a window of Flavobacterium crocinum DNA encoding:
- a CDS encoding bactofilin family protein translates to MFEKVKKNGTEQLGKTNRIVEGTSIVGDIVSKADFRLDGELIGNFTSQGKIVIGAKGSVKGEIICNNADIEGVFHGKIKVLEILNIKSTAQIHGEVAVGKLSIEPGADFTATCAMLTHSNPVIMLEDGKGTEE
- the porW gene encoding type IX secretion system periplasmic lipoprotein PorW/SprE is translated as MKKNTLKYSFTFVFLFVLIACSTKKNTFLARSSHSIGTKYNILYNGGIGLEKGLQSIQANNEDNFWKILPIEKMQFDENFSEGEKAKNPDFEKAETKATKAIQKHSMNIGGRERNWQIDEAYLMLGKARYYDQRFIPAIEAFNYILYKYPESNNIYTAKIWREKTNMRLGNDAIALKNIKLLLKKTDLDKQTFADANALLAEAFLNLEQKDSAVSRLRIAEQFTRKNEERARYRFILGQMYQEEEKRDSAIYFYDGVIDLNRKADRKYMMHAYAKRAQLYDYENDNDTIFLKTFNKLVTDRENRPYYDFLFYEMGVFYDKKKDQENALKFYNKSLGRKSKDPYLMASAYRNIGNMYFKNTDYSMAAKYYDSTLVKLDPKTREYAFIEKNRKNLDNVIKYEAVAKRNDSIIKVYNLPANDKKIYFENYIAELKKKDEAKRLLEEKEKERLANIDLNSRAENPGNGAVNPNSLGKPAELEGAGIGMPMGMNESASTFYFYNPTTVAYGKLQFKKMWGSRTLGGNWRLAGIKSANDLAMNDTIADKEIANVSKDTIVPEKYTVAFYTKQLPTSEVAMDSIGKERNFAYYQLGLIYKEKFKEYKLASDKLEQLLRNNPEEKLVLPSMYNLYKIYQITDPQKAEAIKAEISSKYPTSRYAQILNNKSDDPNSSPDAEYKRWYKLFEEEKFEEVLANIDNLINQYSGEDIVSKYELLKANTLGKVNGLEAYKKGMENVADNYPNSEEGKSAREILEKQIPVLERLNFTTADNKSWKILYAVSNKDTKTVKQIEEAIRVFLLVENFERLTTSFDKYNLTESFVVINGLKSEAYARDVATVFKDDKKYKIAHPAIIISTDNYKVVQIKKNLDAYLTPKTP
- a CDS encoding AtpZ/AtpI family protein produces the protein MEKEPKNNRNKWIALINIPIQMGVIIFLFSYLGSWLDENHPNEKVYYHKILIMVGVALALYNVFRQVNEINKTK